A genomic window from Lactobacillus sp. ESL0677 includes:
- the truA gene encoding tRNA pseudouridine(38-40) synthase TruA produces MITRYKMTLAYDGHLFHGFQSQPHQRTVQGTIEDALTKMTKGKKIIVEGSGRTDAGVHAVGQVIHFDYSGNAIPPERMICALNSIMPLDIVFKECEIVDEHFHVRYSAKGKWYRYRASLDRFVDPFKRFYTGHYPYPVDIKRMQLAARDLIGTHDFTSFAASGGQIKNKVRTMYYVNIVQDKEANEIIFDFICSGFLYNMVRILVATLLEIGNGKRPLDDIPRVIKAKDREQVRETAQASGLFLYHVFYEDLPKKYRQDVD; encoded by the coding sequence ATGATTACAAGATATAAAATGACACTTGCGTATGATGGCCATTTATTTCATGGCTTTCAATCGCAGCCGCACCAACGAACTGTTCAGGGAACAATTGAAGATGCACTGACTAAAATGACTAAGGGCAAAAAAATAATCGTTGAAGGATCAGGGAGAACTGATGCGGGGGTACATGCTGTAGGTCAGGTAATCCACTTTGATTACTCGGGAAATGCCATTCCCCCAGAAAGAATGATCTGTGCACTCAACTCGATCATGCCTTTAGATATTGTCTTTAAAGAATGTGAAATCGTTGATGAGCACTTTCATGTCCGTTATAGCGCTAAAGGAAAATGGTATCGGTATCGGGCAAGTCTTGATCGCTTTGTTGATCCATTCAAGCGTTTTTATACTGGACACTATCCTTATCCGGTCGATATTAAAAGGATGCAGCTGGCTGCTCGCGACCTGATTGGTACCCATGATTTTACAAGTTTTGCTGCTAGCGGTGGTCAAATTAAAAACAAAGTAAGAACGATGTATTATGTTAATATCGTTCAGGATAAAGAAGCAAACGAAATTATTTTTGACTTTATTTGCTCGGGCTTTTTATATAACATGGTGCGAATTTTAGTTGCTACTCTGCTAGAAATCGGCAATGGCAAGCGGCCGCTCGATGATATTCCCCGGGTAATAAAAGCAAAAGATCGCGAACAGGTGAGAGAAACCGCACAGGCAAGTGGTTTGTTTCTTTATCATGTCTTTTATGAGGATTTACCAAAAAAATATCGGCAAGACGTTGATTAA
- a CDS encoding energy-coupling factor transporter transmembrane component T has translation MSKILIGRYVPGNSLVYKMDPRGKLLATIFFILIIFLANNPLTYAIITVFSFIAVAATGLRAKVFWDGVRPLVWLIFFTSLLQLFFTVGGKVYWQWTIFAITSYGIENAIYIFIRFTVIILISTVMTVTTMPLEIADAMEWLLTPFKLIKVPVDKIALVMSIALRFVPTLFDETVKIMNAQRSRGADFNNGGLITRAKAITPLLVPLFINSLETAVDLSTAMESRGYRDDNGRTRYRILQWSKFDLLDLGYFAILIALLVIFRTH, from the coding sequence GTGAGTAAAATTTTAATTGGCCGATATGTACCGGGAAATTCACTTGTTTATAAGATGGATCCGCGGGGTAAATTACTTGCAACCATCTTTTTTATTTTAATTATTTTCTTGGCTAATAATCCGCTGACTTATGCGATTATCACCGTGTTTAGCTTTATTGCGGTAGCAGCAACTGGATTAAGAGCAAAAGTATTTTGGGATGGCGTTAGACCATTAGTCTGGCTAATCTTTTTTACGTCACTGTTGCAACTGTTCTTTACAGTTGGTGGTAAAGTCTATTGGCAGTGGACAATCTTTGCGATAACTAGCTATGGTATTGAAAATGCAATTTATATTTTCATTCGTTTTACAGTTATTATTTTAATTTCAACAGTTATGACGGTAACAACGATGCCACTTGAAATTGCGGATGCAATGGAGTGGCTATTAACGCCGTTTAAATTAATTAAGGTTCCAGTTGATAAAATTGCATTGGTCATGTCGATTGCATTGCGCTTTGTACCAACCTTATTTGATGAAACTGTTAAAATTATGAATGCACAGCGGTCACGTGGCGCTGACTTTAATAATGGTGGACTTATTACGCGAGCTAAAGCAATTACACCATTGCTGGTTCCTTTATTTATCAATTCTTTGGAAACTGCAGTTGATTTGTCAACAGCGATGGAATCCCGCGGCTATCGCGATGATAATGGTAGAACGCGCTATCGCATACTGCAGTGGTCAAAGTTTGACTTGTTAGACTTAGGTTATTTTGCAATTTTAATTGCGTTGTTAGTAATTTTTAGGACACATTAA
- a CDS encoding energy-coupling factor transporter ATPase: MSIKFKQVSYIYAPDSPLEKKGLDNVNFELQDGSFTAIIGHTGSGKSTLMQHFNALLKPSSGQVEIAGTTITPETSNKNLKQLRRHVSLVFQFPEAQLFESTVLNDVAFGPKNFGYSEEEAKKVAHNWLKKVGLPESIANKSPFELSGGQMRRVAIAGVLAYEPEILCLDEPAAGLDPHARKQMMNLFAEYQKAGHTVILVTHNMDDVANYADDVLVMEHGQMIKHDKPQVIFNDRSWLQQHYLDEPQASLFASKLTGFEFSTPPLTAEMLVQGIEKNLKE; this comes from the coding sequence ATGTCAATTAAATTCAAACAAGTGAGTTATATTTATGCACCAGATTCACCACTTGAAAAAAAGGGTCTGGATAATGTGAACTTTGAACTTCAAGATGGTAGTTTTACAGCAATTATTGGTCATACTGGTAGTGGTAAATCGACTTTAATGCAGCATTTCAACGCGTTATTAAAACCATCTAGTGGTCAAGTTGAGATTGCTGGTACAACGATTACCCCGGAAACCTCAAATAAAAATTTAAAGCAGTTACGTCGCCATGTCAGTTTGGTTTTCCAGTTTCCTGAAGCGCAGCTTTTTGAAAGTACAGTATTAAATGATGTTGCTTTTGGTCCAAAGAATTTTGGTTATAGTGAAGAAGAGGCAAAAAAAGTTGCTCATAATTGGCTAAAAAAGGTTGGTTTACCAGAAAGTATTGCGAATAAGTCACCGTTTGAGCTTTCTGGTGGACAAATGCGAAGGGTAGCTATTGCAGGTGTCTTAGCTTATGAACCGGAAATTTTGTGTCTTGATGAACCTGCTGCGGGGCTTGATCCACATGCTCGTAAGCAAATGATGAACTTGTTTGCAGAATATCAAAAAGCAGGTCATACAGTAATTTTGGTAACCCATAATATGGATGATGTGGCAAATTATGCCGATGATGTCTTAGTAATGGAACATGGCCAAATGATTAAGCATGATAAGCCTCAGGTAATTTTTAATGATCGCTCTTGGCTGCAACAGCATTATCTTGATGAACCGCAGGCATCGTTATTTGCTTCTAAATTAACGGGATTTGAATTTTCAACTCCACCATTAACAGCTGAAATGCTGGTTCAAGGAATTGAAAAAAATTTAAAGGAGTGA
- a CDS encoding energy-coupling factor ABC transporter ATP-binding protein has protein sequence MATENIIKIKDVTFTYPDTKQPAIDNIGFNIKRGTWTAIIGHNGSGKSTIIRLINGLLVPDNPEEASIEVDGVELNNNSVWDIRNKVGIVFQNPDNQFVGATVADDVAFGLENRGVPREEMLKIVPEAINAVGMADYTNSEPSSLSGGQKQRVAIAGIIAIKPKIIILDEATSMLDPEGRNKILQIVHQMKKEYDLTVISITHDIDEASLADQVIVMNDGKLIDQGSSSKIFSQTTLLKRLGLDVPFFEQVKDMLLERNINFPKTVNSEKELINFLCQLNSNK, from the coding sequence ATGGCAACAGAGAATATTATAAAAATCAAAGATGTAACTTTCACATATCCAGATACAAAGCAGCCAGCTATTGATAATATTGGTTTTAATATTAAAAGAGGAACATGGACAGCAATTATTGGTCATAATGGTAGTGGTAAATCAACGATTATCCGTTTAATTAATGGTTTGCTTGTTCCTGATAATCCTGAAGAAGCTAGTATTGAGGTTGATGGCGTCGAGCTTAATAACAATAGTGTATGGGATATTCGAAATAAAGTTGGTATTGTTTTTCAAAATCCTGATAATCAATTTGTAGGTGCGACAGTTGCAGATGATGTAGCTTTTGGACTTGAAAATCGTGGTGTACCTCGTGAAGAAATGCTAAAAATTGTTCCTGAGGCAATTAATGCGGTGGGGATGGCTGATTATACTAACTCTGAGCCATCTAGTCTTTCAGGTGGTCAAAAGCAGCGTGTGGCAATTGCTGGTATTATTGCAATTAAACCGAAAATTATCATTTTGGATGAAGCAACTTCAATGCTTGATCCTGAAGGTCGTAATAAAATTTTGCAAATTGTCCACCAAATGAAAAAGGAATATGATTTAACCGTTATATCAATTACGCATGATATTGATGAGGCTAGTTTAGCTGACCAAGTAATTGTTATGAATGATGGAAAACTAATTGATCAAGGTTCCAGCAGCAAAATTTTTAGTCAAACCACACTTCTTAAAAGATTAGGGTTAGATGTACCATTTTTTGAGCAAGTTAAAGATATGCTTTTGGAACGGAATATTAATTTTCCTAAAACTGTAAATTCAGAAAAAGAGTTGATTAATTTTTTATGTCAATTAAATTCAAACAAGTGA
- the rplQ gene encoding 50S ribosomal protein L17, translating to MPYRKLGWDSAHRKAMLREMTTQLFIKERIVTTETRAKEIRKTAEKMITLGKRGDLAARRKAAAFVRDEFADIHEEKDAVVVKSALQKLFSDIAPRYKDRNGGYTRIMKLAKARKGDGAPMVILELV from the coding sequence ATGCCATACCGTAAATTAGGTTGGGATAGCGCACATAGAAAAGCAATGCTGCGCGAAATGACAACTCAATTGTTCATTAAAGAACGCATTGTTACTACTGAAACCCGTGCAAAAGAAATTCGCAAAACTGCCGAAAAGATGATTACTTTAGGTAAGCGTGGCGATTTAGCTGCTAGAAGAAAGGCTGCTGCTTTTGTACGTGATGAATTTGCAGATATCCATGAAGAAAAAGATGCAGTTGTTGTTAAATCAGCATTGCAAAAACTTTTTAGTGATATTGCACCTCGTTACAAAGATCGTAATGGTGGTTACACCAGAATTATGAAGTTAGCCAAAGCTCGTAAAGGTGACGGCGCTCCAATGGTTATCCTTGAATTGGTTTAA
- a CDS encoding DNA-directed RNA polymerase subunit alpha — protein sequence MIEFEKPNITVVDQEKSYGKFVIEPLERGFGTTLGNSLRRVLLTSIPGTGLVYVQIDGVLHEFSTVPGVREDVVKMILNLKKLELKSFSDEQKLIELDVEGPATITADDLKVDADVQILNPDQYICTIADGGHLHMQIAVKNGRGYVAASDNKSEDMPIGVIPVDSLFSPIKKVNYQVESTRVGKRDDFDKLTLEIWTDGSIKPNDALSFAAKILVAHFKVFETADANTKFDDVMIEKEDDTAEKKLEMTIEELDLSVRSYNCLKRAGINTLQELTDKTEADMMRVRNLGRKSLEEVKNKLADLGLSLRQED from the coding sequence ATGATTGAATTTGAAAAACCAAATATTACCGTTGTTGACCAAGAGAAGTCTTACGGTAAATTTGTTATTGAACCACTTGAACGAGGCTTTGGTACTACTTTAGGTAATTCATTACGTAGAGTTTTACTGACATCTATTCCAGGTACAGGACTTGTTTATGTTCAAATTGATGGTGTCTTACATGAATTCTCAACAGTTCCTGGTGTTAGAGAAGATGTAGTAAAAATGATTCTTAACTTGAAAAAGCTTGAGTTAAAATCATTTTCTGATGAGCAAAAATTAATTGAATTGGATGTTGAAGGTCCAGCTACTATAACTGCTGATGACCTCAAAGTTGACGCTGATGTTCAAATTTTAAATCCTGATCAATATATTTGTACCATTGCTGACGGTGGTCACTTGCACATGCAAATTGCTGTCAAGAACGGTCGCGGTTATGTTGCAGCAAGTGACAACAAGAGTGAAGATATGCCAATTGGTGTTATTCCTGTCGATTCTCTTTTTTCACCAATTAAAAAAGTTAATTACCAGGTTGAATCAACTCGAGTTGGTAAAAGAGATGATTTTGACAAGCTCACTTTAGAGATTTGGACTGATGGTTCAATCAAGCCTAATGACGCCCTTAGTTTTGCTGCTAAGATTTTAGTAGCGCACTTTAAAGTGTTCGAAACTGCTGATGCAAATACCAAATTTGACGATGTTATGATCGAAAAAGAAGATGATACTGCAGAGAAAAAACTTGAGATGACAATCGAAGAGCTTGATCTTTCTGTACGTTCATATAATTGTCTGAAGCGTGCTGGTATCAATACTCTGCAAGAGTTAACAGATAAGACTGAAGCAGATATGATGCGTGTACGTAATTTGGGACGGAAATCATTGGAAGAAGTTAAAAACAAATTAGCTGACTTGGGACTTTCACTTCGTCAAGAAGATTAA
- the rpsK gene encoding 30S ribosomal protein S11: MPKTARKRRVKKHVEKGVAHIHSTFNNTLVMITDVQGNAVAWSSAGALGFKGSRKSTPFAAQMAAEAAAKSAMDQGMKHVEVSVKGPGSGRESAIRSLQATGLEITAIRDVTPVPHNGSRPPKRRRV; the protein is encoded by the coding sequence ATGCCTAAAACAGCACGTAAGCGTCGTGTGAAGAAGCACGTTGAAAAAGGCGTTGCCCATATTCATTCTACGTTTAATAATACTTTAGTCATGATTACTGACGTTCAAGGTAATGCAGTTGCTTGGTCTTCAGCCGGTGCATTGGGCTTTAAGGGTAGCCGTAAGTCTACTCCGTTTGCAGCTCAAATGGCAGCTGAAGCAGCAGCTAAGAGTGCAATGGATCAAGGTATGAAACATGTAGAAGTTTCTGTCAAAGGTCCTGGTTCTGGTCGTGAATCAGCAATTAGATCATTACAAGCTACTGGTCTTGAAATTACTGCAATTCGTGATGTCACTCCAGTTCCCCACAATGGTTCTAGACCACCAAAACGTCGTCGTGTATAA
- the rpsM gene encoding 30S ribosomal protein S13 produces the protein MARIAGVDLPRDKRIVVALTYIYGIGEPTAQKICADAGVSEDIRSKDLTPDDQEKLRAEVDKYRVEGDLRRQVSMNIKRLIDIGSYRGMRHRRGLPVRGQNTKNNARTRKGSKKNK, from the coding sequence ATGGCACGTATTGCTGGTGTTGACTTACCAAGAGATAAGAGAATAGTTGTTGCTTTAACATATATTTATGGTATTGGTGAGCCTACAGCTCAAAAAATTTGTGCGGATGCTGGCGTTTCTGAAGACATACGTTCAAAAGATTTGACTCCAGACGATCAAGAAAAGCTTCGCGCAGAAGTTGATAAATACCGTGTTGAAGGTGACTTGCGTAGACAAGTTAGCATGAATATCAAACGGTTAATTGATATCGGTTCTTACCGTGGTATGCGTCACCGCCGTGGACTTCCAGTTCGTGGTCAAAATACCAAGAATAATGCCCGTACTCGTAAGGGTAGTAAGAAGAATAAATAA
- the rpmJ gene encoding 50S ribosomal protein L36, which translates to MKVRPSVKPMCEHCKIIKRHGRVMVICSANPKHKQRQG; encoded by the coding sequence ATGAAGGTTAGACCATCTGTTAAACCAATGTGTGAACATTGTAAAATTATTAAAAGACATGGCCGTGTGATGGTTATTTGTTCTGCAAATCCTAAGCACAAGCAACGTCAAGGTTAA
- the infA gene encoding translation initiation factor IF-1 produces MAKDDVIEVKGKVVDTLPNAMFKVELENGAVILAHVSGKIRMHYIRILPGDRVTVELSPYDLTKGRITYRFIK; encoded by the coding sequence TTGGCAAAAGATGATGTCATTGAAGTAAAAGGTAAAGTTGTGGATACTTTGCCTAATGCTATGTTTAAAGTTGAATTGGAAAATGGAGCTGTGATTTTAGCACATGTTTCCGGCAAGATTAGAATGCACTACATTCGTATTTTGCCCGGCGACCGTGTTACTGTGGAACTTTCTCCTTACGATTTAACAAAAGGTAGAATTACGTATCGATTTATAAAGTAA
- a CDS encoding adenylate kinase, protein MINLILLGLPGAGKGTVSEQIVDKYHLTHISTGDMFREAMANETKVGLEAKSYIDKGNLVPDEVTAKLVEERLAQPDIKEGYILDGFPRTTVQAELLEGITKRLNKPLTSVISLEVKEQTLIDRLSARFMCKSCGATYNKITKMPKEKGICDRCGSHDFYQREDDKPEVVKNRLEVNEKMNAPLKDFYQKKDLLTVIDGEQTPEKVFESVDVVLSK, encoded by the coding sequence ATGATTAACTTAATTCTTTTAGGTTTGCCTGGTGCTGGCAAAGGTACAGTGTCTGAGCAAATTGTTGATAAATATCACCTAACTCATATTTCAACTGGGGATATGTTTAGGGAAGCAATGGCTAATGAAACCAAAGTTGGTCTTGAAGCCAAAAGTTATATCGACAAGGGCAATTTGGTACCCGATGAAGTTACTGCTAAATTAGTTGAAGAACGATTAGCTCAACCTGATATTAAAGAGGGCTATATTTTAGATGGCTTTCCAAGGACAACTGTTCAAGCAGAATTGTTAGAAGGTATCACTAAACGTCTTAATAAACCTTTGACTAGTGTAATTTCGCTTGAAGTTAAAGAACAAACTTTAATCGATCGCTTGTCAGCTCGCTTTATGTGTAAAAGTTGTGGTGCTACGTACAATAAGATTACTAAGATGCCTAAAGAAAAAGGTATTTGTGATCGTTGTGGTAGTCATGACTTTTATCAACGTGAAGATGACAAGCCTGAAGTGGTCAAGAATCGTTTAGAAGTTAACGAAAAGATGAATGCACCTTTGAAAGACTTTTACCAAAAGAAAGATTTGTTGACTGTTATTGATGGTGAACAAACTCCTGAGAAAGTTTTTGAAAGTGTTGATGTGGTACTAAGTAAATAG
- the secY gene encoding preprotein translocase subunit SecY, translated as MFSTLKNAFKDKEIRNKIYFTLFILLLYRIGANITVPGVNAKAITQVAQTGLVPMLDTVSGGGLDNYSIFSLGVSPYITAQIVIQLLQMDIVPTLVEWGKQGEVGRRKTNQVTRWLSLAVAFVQSIGITLGFNALTQMGLVKSQSWQTYVEIAVIMTAGTMLLTWLGDEITDKGLGNGVSVIIFAGIIARLPRGLYQIFKEDIINNNASDRIQGIVFFIAIIIAILVVTQLVTWVEQADRRIPIQYTKRATVSGSESFLPLKVNVSGVIPVIFASSFIITPATILMVFQKSQGDQQWYKIMTSVFSMQTTPGVIIYTLLIILFTFFYAFVQVNPEKLSKNLQKQGAYIPSVWPGKDTQDYVSKLLIRLSTVGSVFLGLVALLPQLATNFWDLPSSIGLGGTSLLIVIGVVLELSRQINGLLMKREYVGFIR; from the coding sequence ATGTTTTCGACCTTGAAGAACGCTTTTAAGGATAAAGAAATTCGAAATAAAATTTATTTTACGCTCTTTATTCTCCTGTTGTATCGCATAGGAGCTAATATTACAGTTCCGGGTGTAAATGCAAAAGCGATCACTCAAGTAGCACAAACTGGTTTAGTTCCCATGCTAGATACTGTTTCTGGTGGTGGGTTGGATAATTATTCGATTTTTTCACTGGGTGTTTCTCCTTATATTACTGCGCAAATTGTTATTCAGTTGTTGCAGATGGATATTGTTCCTACATTAGTAGAATGGGGAAAACAGGGTGAAGTAGGTCGGCGTAAAACTAATCAAGTTACTAGATGGTTGTCATTAGCAGTTGCTTTTGTTCAAAGTATCGGTATTACACTTGGGTTTAACGCTTTAACACAAATGGGACTTGTAAAGTCACAATCGTGGCAGACCTATGTTGAAATTGCTGTTATTATGACAGCTGGAACAATGTTATTGACTTGGCTTGGTGATGAAATCACTGATAAAGGACTCGGTAATGGTGTTTCTGTAATTATCTTTGCTGGTATTATTGCTCGTCTTCCACGAGGTCTATATCAGATTTTTAAGGAAGATATTATTAATAATAATGCGAGTGATCGAATTCAAGGGATTGTGTTCTTCATCGCGATTATCATTGCAATTCTCGTCGTAACACAATTAGTTACGTGGGTTGAACAGGCGGATCGTCGGATTCCAATTCAATATACAAAGAGAGCAACTGTAAGTGGCTCAGAAAGCTTTTTGCCATTAAAAGTTAATGTTTCAGGTGTTATTCCGGTAATTTTCGCAAGTTCGTTTATTATCACACCAGCAACTATTTTAATGGTCTTTCAAAAGTCCCAAGGCGATCAACAATGGTACAAGATAATGACCAGCGTGTTTAGTATGCAGACTACACCAGGAGTTATAATTTATACACTTTTGATTATTTTGTTTACTTTCTTCTATGCTTTTGTTCAGGTTAATCCTGAGAAGCTTTCAAAGAATTTGCAAAAGCAAGGTGCTTATATTCCCAGTGTGTGGCCAGGAAAGGATACACAAGATTACGTTTCGAAGTTGTTAATTAGATTATCAACTGTGGGATCTGTTTTCTTAGGTTTAGTTGCTTTACTGCCACAGCTTGCTACTAATTTTTGGGATTTACCAAGTTCAATTGGGTTAGGCGGAACAAGTCTTTTAATTGTTATTGGGGTTGTCCTTGAATTATCACGTCAGATTAATGGTTTGTTAATGAAGCGTGAATATGTAGGATTCATCAGATAG
- the rplO gene encoding 50S ribosomal protein L15, producing MKLNELHASAGSRSTKKRVGRGTSSGFGKTSGRGQKGQLSRQGGHTRLGFEGGQMPLFRTMPKRGFKNVNRKEYAIINLDDLNKFEDNSEVTVASLKENGLVKKELSGVKLLAKGELKVKLNVKVNKVSAAAKKAVEAAGGSVEVI from the coding sequence ATGAAGCTTAATGAATTACATGCCTCTGCTGGTTCACGCTCAACTAAAAAACGTGTTGGACGTGGTACTTCAAGTGGTTTCGGTAAGACTTCTGGTCGTGGACAAAAGGGTCAATTATCCCGTCAAGGCGGCCATACTCGTTTAGGTTTTGAAGGTGGACAAATGCCATTATTCAGAACTATGCCTAAGCGTGGATTTAAGAACGTTAACCGTAAAGAATATGCAATTATTAATTTAGACGACTTGAATAAATTCGAAGATAATAGTGAAGTAACTGTCGCTAGTTTGAAAGAAAACGGTTTGGTAAAGAAAGAATTATCAGGCGTTAAATTACTTGCTAAAGGCGAATTAAAAGTCAAATTAAACGTAAAGGTTAACAAAGTTTCTGCCGCTGCTAAGAAAGCAGTTGAGGCTGCTGGCGGATCTGTTGAGGTGATCTAA
- the rpmD gene encoding 50S ribosomal protein L30, with protein sequence MTELKVTLIRSVAHRLPNQKKVVKALGLGRISSTVVLPDNAATRGALMKIAHLISVEEVNK encoded by the coding sequence ATGACTGAATTAAAAGTTACTTTAATTAGAAGTGTTGCGCACCGTCTACCTAACCAAAAGAAAGTTGTTAAGGCTCTTGGCTTAGGTAGAATCAGCAGTACTGTTGTTCTACCAGACAACGCTGCTACTCGTGGTGCATTAATGAAAATTGCCCACTTAATTTCTGTTGAAGAAGTTAATAAATAA
- the rpsE gene encoding 30S ribosomal protein S5: MANRNDSRNNRRNKDDIEDQLVAINRVTKVVKGGQRMRFAALVVVGDKKGRVGFGTGKAQEVPEAIRKAVEAGKKNMINVPKVGTTIPHEVIGHYGSGSILFKPAPAGSGIAAGGAVRIVMDMAGIADVTSKSLGSNTPINVVRAAIDGLKKLRTSEEVEKLRHADLD, from the coding sequence ATGGCAAACCGCAACGATTCTCGTAATAATCGTAGAAATAAGGACGACATTGAAGATCAGTTAGTAGCAATTAATCGTGTCACCAAGGTTGTCAAGGGTGGTCAACGCATGAGATTTGCTGCCCTAGTAGTTGTTGGCGACAAAAAAGGTCGTGTAGGCTTTGGTACTGGTAAAGCTCAAGAAGTTCCAGAAGCAATCCGTAAGGCCGTTGAAGCTGGTAAGAAGAACATGATCAATGTTCCTAAGGTTGGTACTACCATTCCTCATGAAGTAATTGGTCACTATGGTTCAGGTAGTATTTTATTCAAGCCTGCTCCAGCTGGTTCAGGTATTGCTGCCGGTGGTGCTGTTCGTATCGTTATGGATATGGCTGGTATTGCTGATGTTACTTCTAAGTCACTTGGTTCAAACACACCAATCAACGTTGTTCGTGCAGCGATTGATGGCTTGAAAAAGCTTAGAACAAGTGAAGAAGTTGAAAAGCTTCGCCACGCAGATTTAGATTAG
- the rplR gene encoding 50S ribosomal protein L18 has protein sequence MISKPDKNKLRLKRHKRIRSKISGTAERPRLSVFRSNKNIYAQLIDDVEGVTLASASTLDESIKGSTKVEQAQAVGKAIAEAAKAKNISNIVFDRSGYLYHGRISALADAARENGLDF, from the coding sequence GTGATTTCAAAACCAGACAAAAACAAATTGCGCTTAAAGCGTCATAAACGTATTCGTAGCAAGATCTCTGGTACTGCTGAGCGCCCACGCTTAAGTGTTTTCCGTTCAAACAAGAACATCTACGCTCAATTAATTGATGATGTAGAGGGTGTCACGCTAGCAAGTGCCTCAACTTTGGATGAATCTATTAAAGGTTCAACTAAGGTAGAACAAGCTCAAGCTGTTGGTAAAGCTATTGCCGAAGCAGCTAAAGCTAAGAACATTTCAAACATTGTGTTTGATAGAAGTGGTTACTTATACCACGGCCGTATTTCAGCTTTGGCAGATGCCGCTCGTGAAAACGGATTAGATTTCTAG
- the rplF gene encoding 50S ribosomal protein L6 yields MSRIGLKTIEVPDSVTVTKEGDNITVKGPKGELTRYFDPKITFKQEDGKINFSRSSENDKALHGTERANLASMVEGVVNGYKKTLKLIGVGYRATTQGNKLTLNVGYSHPVVMTAPEGVSVNATSNTDIEVEGISKQNVGQFAAEIRDVRPPEPYKGKGIRYVDEYVRRKEGKTGK; encoded by the coding sequence ATGAGCCGTATAGGTTTAAAAACAATTGAAGTCCCAGACAGTGTCACTGTTACCAAGGAAGGTGACAATATTACTGTTAAGGGCCCAAAGGGTGAATTAACTAGATACTTCGATCCTAAAATTACTTTTAAGCAAGAAGATGGCAAGATCAATTTTTCACGTTCAAGTGAAAATGATAAAGCACTTCATGGTACTGAAAGAGCTAATTTAGCATCAATGGTTGAAGGTGTAGTTAACGGCTACAAGAAGACTTTGAAGTTAATCGGTGTTGGTTACCGTGCTACTACACAAGGCAACAAGTTAACTTTGAATGTTGGCTACTCTCACCCAGTTGTAATGACTGCACCTGAAGGTGTTTCCGTAAACGCTACTTCAAACACTGATATTGAAGTAGAAGGAATTTCTAAGCAAAATGTTGGACAATTTGCTGCTGAAATTCGCGATGTACGTCCACCAGAACCTTACAAAGGTAAAGGTATTCGTTATGTTGACGAATATGTACGTCGTAAGGAAGGTAAGACAGGTAAATAA
- the rpsH gene encoding 30S ribosomal protein S8, with product MVMTDPIADYLTRIRNANMAKHSSVEIPASNIKKSISEILKREGFIRDYEVTDDNKQGVIKVFLKYGPNGERVISGLKRISKPGLRNYVSAENLPKVLNGLGIAIVSTSAGVITDKEARQKGVGGEVIAYVW from the coding sequence ATGGTCATGACAGATCCGATCGCAGATTACTTGACTAGAATTAGAAATGCCAACATGGCAAAGCATAGTTCAGTTGAAATTCCTGCATCAAATATTAAAAAATCTATTTCAGAAATTTTGAAACGCGAAGGTTTCATCCGTGATTACGAAGTTACTGATGACAATAAACAAGGTGTTATCAAGGTTTTCTTGAAATACGGTCCAAACGGAGAACGTGTCATTTCAGGCTTAAAACGGATTTCTAAGCCAGGTCTTAGAAATTACGTTAGTGCTGAAAACTTACCTAAAGTTCTTAACGGCTTAGGTATTGCCATCGTTTCTACTTCTGCTGGTGTAATTACCGATAAAGAAGCTAGACAAAAAGGCGTTGGCGGCGAAGTTATTGCTTACGTTTGGTAA